Genomic DNA from Oryza sativa Japonica Group chromosome 5, ASM3414082v1:
ACTATTCAATATGAGGCTAGAAACTTTAACAGTATTCTTATTTCTATCTAGGAATAAGTTTCAACAATCATTAAGGAATAAGGGTAGGCTAGAAACTTTAGCAGTGTGCTTATTTCTAGGAATAAATTTCAACAATCATTAAGGAAGACAACAAGCGTGAAGAAACAAGactaactttcctccaagttCATGGAAGCAATATGGATAAGTTCAGGAATCATACTGGAGCAAAGAAAATAACATGTGGTTTGGAGAACAACAAGGACTCAAGTACTCAGATGGTGTGTAACAGTTCAGCCTATTGATATAGTACCAAGTATGATTTGTATGTCATCAACTCTCAACCAAATGGATATCCCATTCTAGGACCTAAAACTCCCACTAAGCAGAATTAAGGACACTGAAACTTTGAGCAAGTTCCTCACAAAACTTCACAATACCTCGCAAGAACAGTACATCAAACTAGTTCAAAGAAGTCACCGTAACTCCGCATTCACAATTCCAAGACTATCAGATACTCTTGAACATTCTTAGCAATCATACAACAAAGATTTGCAGATGACAAGTCCTAAGCACATGTTAGATGCAGGTTATTGTGGGTGGTTAACCTGGCAAGCTTCAAGAGCAGTACAGCACGATTACTGCAGTGTAATCTTCAATTAAAATATAGGGATAAATATATGTTTCTTCTCTTATGGTGGCAGTGGAAATAGTTCAAGTTTAGCATTGATCTGCATATCAATATACCAGTAATTAGTTTTCTTCTGATGTTCTTCATTCTACTATGTATTAGGGAGTAAATCCACTTATTTAGTGATCTGGAGAGCAAGGCTTAGAAGCTTAGTTCTTTGCCTTATAGGCATTGCAAGCCATGCCTCATGCCACTAGCTATAATTTTCCACTATACTTGTTTTATGATGTCCTCATTGTGCTAGCTTGCATTTTCTCTCAATGACAATGCCAGATTTATACGTAAAGCTGCAGGATAACCACATATAAGGAAACTCTGAAATCTGAACACTTGATAATCTACACAGACAAACCACAGATATTTCAGGTGTGTTGAAGAAAGAACTGTTTGAAAATCACAAATTAAGTTAATTTACGAGATTGTTTGAAATCAGAAAATGATAGAGGAATTGGCCTTAAAGGTATCACTACGACGTCATGTATCTAGGTTTCCCAAGACCAGAATACTTCAAAATGGAAACTGCTAAACTACAAATATATGATACTAAGTAACCATGGTCCAACAACAGAGTAATGCTGCTCCATGAAACAGCGTTAGAATTTAGAATCATATGCCTTGATCTCAATGGCTCTAAAAGAAAAACAGACAACCCAACCTGAAGTGATTTTGCTCCAGAAGAATAGCCTTTTGGCTTCCGTGGACTTAAACACCCTGACCCTGACCCTTGAATCCTTTGAATTTGATCTTACCCTCATATGCTTCAACAACGTCTGGCACATCAGCAGCAAACCTATCTACATACCTCCCTGAGAATGTCTTGGCACTGCCAAGCAATGCATGAAGCAACTGGATATCTGGATTAATCTTCCCCTCTCTCATCAACACGCTCAACACGGCACACCTTGGCAGGATGGTCTTCTCAAAGCTATATGCCATAACAACAGGATGCACCATTACCTCGCGCATTTCAAGCTTTAGCGCGTCGCGGAAGAACGACGCATTCTTTTTTATGGTCTCGTCAGCGCCAAGCAGTGCCGTGGGCTGCTTCTTGAAGGCCTCGAACACCTCACTCTCGGACAAGCCAAAGCTCCGGTACAGCGCCACCTTCCGCAGCCAGGTCGCCCTCCTCATGCTGCACATCGCGCGGAACGAGTTGGCAAAGCGGCCGTCCGTGATGGACATACCCATAGCCTTGAGATCCTCGAAGATTTCGCCGATGCGGACCGGCGACAGCATGAGCACGCCCATCTGGAGGACGAGGACTTTGGACACGTCCTCGCGGCCGGTGAGGCCGTGCCTGTGGAGGGCTTCCACCGCGGGGCGCATGCAGTTGTCCAGGCTGACCAGGAGTGCGCGAGGGATGCGGGAGAACCCGCGGCGGATCCCGTCGTCGCTGCCGATGATGCTGCGGAGGAACTGGATGGTGGGGACGAGGTGCTTCTCGAGGCTGcgcgcgaggaggagcggcgcggtGGACAGCTTGCTGGGCTGGAACCCCATCGTGGCGAAGAACTCGAGCTTGGGGCGGATGATGCGGTCGGGATCGACGGTGAGGAGCAGCGGGGCGCTGCGGGCAATCCGGGCGACGTCCGCGTCGGAGAAGCCGTAGCTGCGGAGGAGGGTGCGGACGGCGTCCGCCTTCTCGGTGGATCGGATCCGGAGGCCGCGGGTGTTGGCGGCCGTGTGACGGGCAACGGCCGGGGGGAGGCCGCAGGAGACCAGGTAAGAGACGGTGTCGGGGCATGGCTCGGGGTCGGAGCCGCCGGTGACGGCGGTTGAGGAGTAGCT
This window encodes:
- the LOC4338742 gene encoding transcription termination factor MTEF1, chloroplastic — translated: MFAAICRRRLAALFPQIRGGGGGAYHVQSNPQAALLFHSYSSTAVTGGSDPEPCPDTVSYLVSCGLPPAVARHTAANTRGLRIRSTEKADAVRTLLRSYGFSDADVARIARSAPLLLTVDPDRIIRPKLEFFATMGFQPSKLSTAPLLLARSLEKHLVPTIQFLRSIIGSDDGIRRGFSRIPRALLVSLDNCMRPAVEALHRHGLTGREDVSKVLVLQMGVLMLSPVRIGEIFEDLKAMGMSITDGRFANSFRAMCSMRRATWLRKVALYRSFGLSESEVFEAFKKQPTALLGADETIKKNASFFRDALKLEMREVMVHPVVMAYSFEKTILPRCAVLSVLMREGKINPDIQLLHALLGSAKTFSGRYVDRFAADVPDVVEAYEGKIKFKGFKGQGQGV